A region from the Acidobacteriota bacterium genome encodes:
- a CDS encoding type II toxin-antitoxin system RelE/ParE family toxin, producing the protein MSFHVQLADDAARDLEEICDYIDRHDSRARRDYVLQRIERAFQGLSEHPHRGSHPRELLDIGIREYREVFFKPYRIIYRVVGDTVYVLVIADGRRDMQTLLQRRLLQT; encoded by the coding sequence ATGTCCTTTCACGTTCAGTTGGCCGATGACGCGGCCCGCGACCTGGAAGAGATTTGCGACTATATCGACAGACACGATTCTCGGGCGCGACGGGACTACGTCCTGCAACGGATCGAAAGGGCGTTCCAGGGCCTATCCGAGCATCCTCATCGTGGGAGCCATCCAAGGGAATTGCTCGACATTGGAATTAGAGAGTACCGGGAGGTCTTCTTCAAGCCCTACCGCATCATCTACCGGGTGGTCGGGGATACGGTTTACGTACTAGTCATCGCAGATGGGCGGCGTGACATGCAGACGCTGCTGCAACGACGCCTCTTGCAGACATAG
- a CDS encoding type II toxin-antitoxin system Phd/YefM family antitoxin, giving the protein MKLSTQIKPISYLKAHASEIVRTLGDRGEPLVITQNGEAKVVLQDIDSFETTQETMALLKILALGNRQIEAGQVQPAADVIARLRERKRDR; this is encoded by the coding sequence ATGAAGCTGTCCACCCAGATCAAGCCCATCAGTTACCTCAAGGCCCACGCCTCGGAGATCGTACGCACGCTCGGCGACCGGGGGGAACCGCTGGTGATCACTCAGAATGGCGAAGCCAAGGTAGTGCTTCAGGATATCGACAGCTTCGAGACGACACAGGAGACGATGGCGCTGCTCAAGATTCTCGCGCTGGGCAACCGGCAGATTGAGGCTGGCCAGGTGCAACCCGCAGCGGACGTGATCGCGCGGCTCCGGGAGCGGAAACGGGATCGCTGA
- the katG gene encoding catalase/peroxidase HPI, with the protein MTSNQYWWPDQLNLKILRQNSSLSDPMGKDFDYAEAVKTLDVDGLKKDIDQVMTTSQDWWPADYGHYGPLFIRMTWHAAGTYRISDGRGGGGSGYQRFAPLNSWPDNASLDKARRLLWPIKQKYGRKISWADLLIFAGNCALESMGFKTFGFGFGRPDVWEADETDWGSETTWLDDQRHDADGDLQGPLGADHMGLIYVNPEGPNGNPDPVAAARYIRQTFKRMAMNDEETVALIAGGHTFGKAHGAVAEDNVGPEPEGAGMEEQGFGWKNRFGSGKGGDTFTSGLEGAWTNNPVKWDNNFMENLHAHDWKLTKSPAGKCQYAPRNAAEVATVPDAHDPSKKHAPMMLTTDLSLKEDPAYAPISKRFLENPGDLEDAFAKAWFKLLHRDMGPRSRYVGPLVPAEPQLWQDPVPDVDHELIGDQDIVDLKAKVLASGLSVSQLVSTAWASAASYRGTDKRGGANGARIRLAPQKDWEANNPAELNEVLQTLEQIQTGFNSSQSGGKRVSLADLIVLAGCAGVEQAARNAGHDVQVPFAPGRTDASQEWTDEESFAVLEPTADGFRNYLQAGQDGRAEDQLVERACMLTLTAPEMTALVGGMRVLNANTGQSEHGVFTDRPGTLTNDFFVNLLDMHTEWQASSASQDLFEGRDRQTGDLKWTGTRVDLVFGSNSELRAIAEVYGCDDTRQDFVRDFVAAWNKVMNLDRFDLA; encoded by the coding sequence ATGACTTCCAACCAATATTGGTGGCCGGATCAGTTGAATCTGAAGATACTCCGCCAAAACTCCTCCCTGTCCGATCCGATGGGCAAGGATTTCGACTACGCCGAGGCTGTCAAGACCCTTGACGTCGATGGGCTGAAGAAGGACATCGACCAGGTGATGACAACCTCGCAAGACTGGTGGCCGGCCGACTACGGCCACTATGGGCCGCTCTTTATCCGCATGACGTGGCACGCCGCAGGCACCTACCGCATCAGCGACGGGCGGGGCGGTGGAGGTTCCGGCTACCAGCGCTTTGCGCCCCTCAATAGCTGGCCCGACAACGCGAGCCTGGACAAGGCGCGCCGCTTGCTCTGGCCGATCAAGCAGAAGTACGGCCGCAAAATCTCGTGGGCCGATCTGCTCATCTTCGCCGGCAACTGCGCCCTGGAGTCGATGGGATTCAAGACCTTCGGTTTCGGCTTCGGGCGTCCGGACGTCTGGGAGGCTGACGAGACGGACTGGGGGTCCGAGACGACCTGGCTCGACGATCAACGCCACGACGCTGACGGTGACCTCCAGGGACCCCTTGGTGCCGACCACATGGGCCTGATTTACGTGAATCCGGAGGGGCCGAACGGCAACCCGGACCCGGTCGCTGCAGCACGGTACATTCGCCAGACGTTCAAACGCATGGCCATGAATGACGAGGAGACGGTTGCGCTTATCGCCGGCGGCCACACGTTCGGCAAAGCACACGGTGCTGTCGCTGAGGACAATGTGGGTCCCGAACCGGAGGGGGCTGGCATGGAAGAGCAAGGTTTCGGCTGGAAGAACCGCTTCGGCAGCGGCAAGGGCGGCGATACCTTCACCAGCGGCCTGGAAGGCGCCTGGACCAATAACCCGGTGAAGTGGGACAACAACTTCATGGAGAACCTGCACGCCCACGATTGGAAGCTGACGAAGAGCCCCGCTGGCAAATGTCAATATGCTCCCAGGAATGCCGCTGAAGTAGCAACGGTGCCTGACGCGCACGATCCGTCGAAGAAGCACGCCCCCATGATGCTCACCACCGACCTTTCACTGAAGGAGGACCCGGCTTACGCACCGATTTCCAAGCGCTTCCTCGAAAACCCCGGGGACCTCGAAGATGCCTTTGCCAAGGCATGGTTCAAACTGCTCCACCGGGATATGGGACCCCGCAGTCGGTATGTCGGGCCCCTGGTTCCTGCAGAGCCGCAGTTGTGGCAGGATCCCGTTCCCGACGTCGATCACGAGTTGATCGGGGACCAGGATATCGTTGACCTCAAGGCCAAGGTGCTCGCCTCGGGATTGTCCGTTTCCCAACTGGTCTCGACTGCCTGGGCCTCGGCGGCATCCTACCGCGGCACCGACAAACGCGGCGGCGCCAACGGAGCGCGCATCCGCCTCGCTCCGCAGAAGGACTGGGAAGCAAACAACCCGGCCGAGCTCAACGAAGTGCTGCAGACGCTGGAGCAGATTCAGACAGGTTTCAACAGCTCGCAGAGCGGCGGAAAGAGGGTATCTCTCGCTGACCTGATCGTATTGGCCGGTTGCGCAGGCGTCGAGCAGGCTGCCCGGAACGCCGGTCACGACGTGCAGGTTCCCTTTGCACCGGGGCGCACGGACGCGTCGCAGGAGTGGACCGACGAGGAGTCGTTTGCCGTGCTCGAACCCACCGCGGACGGTTTCCGCAACTACCTCCAGGCAGGGCAGGACGGTAGAGCGGAGGACCAGCTGGTGGAGCGGGCATGCATGCTGACGCTCACGGCTCCCGAGATGACGGCGCTGGTTGGCGGCATGCGTGTCTTGAATGCCAACACCGGGCAGTCTGAGCACGGCGTTTTCACCGATCGGCCGGGGACGTTGACCAACGACTTCTTTGTAAATCTGCTCGACATGCACACCGAGTGGCAGGCGTCCTCCGCATCTCAGGACCTGTTCGAGGGACGCGATCGACAGACCGGCGATCTCAAGTGGACCGGCACCAGGGTCGACCTGGTCTTCGGCTCCAACTCCGAACTCCGGGCCATCGCGGAAGTCTACGGATGCGACGACACCCGGCAGGACTTCGTGCGCGACTTCGTGGCCGCCTGGAACAAGGTGATGAATCTCGATCGCTTCGACCTGGCCTGA
- a CDS encoding amidohydrolase family protein, translated as MIVDAFAVAGGYPARPVKIGHADLGAAMAKNGVDRALTMSMRAIQVDAVAGNDHLMSLASVDARILPVAVVDPRAVTRLDLTIERAVAGNAAAFAFHMTAIPCPVGSLLFSRGLERANSSGKPLIFVCNERGQLTQIAEKTASLGCPRVLLAGVSYHHLGELLMLLEEFDHLYVETSWQVSPGAVELLAAAGPTRLLYGSMAPLRPMRPALNMAVDADIAPQQKADILGRNTLRFLDLEIDAEEPPAPLPELAGLPSLPAIDLHCHIGTMPEQPSTCFGADQMQREYERFNIEYGVVSATSAYKDDLDAGNAEMLAAVESHSRLRGSVVANPHHWDDSMRWLDLAAEHPDIFHVTVNPGSTYEPFHSPLWLKLFAEIARRRLPVFYNTPSQDTFRRSPEATTKGHILKVRAAPADELAMFRQLDREMPELPIVIGHGFGLDGLELAAGSRNIHLELCTTYPEQNVYRSALDAVGAERVVFGTDLDLISPAFVLGSLWEAALSAAEERLVLRDNALRLLGQS; from the coding sequence ATGATTGTTGATGCCTTCGCTGTCGCCGGCGGCTATCCGGCCCGCCCTGTCAAAATCGGACATGCCGATCTCGGTGCCGCCATGGCGAAAAACGGGGTCGATCGCGCCCTGACCATGAGCATGCGCGCCATTCAGGTCGATGCCGTGGCCGGCAACGACCACCTGATGTCGCTGGCTTCGGTCGATGCGCGGATTCTGCCAGTGGCGGTGGTCGATCCGCGCGCCGTAACCCGACTGGATCTAACCATCGAGCGTGCGGTCGCCGGCAACGCCGCAGCCTTCGCTTTTCACATGACCGCGATACCGTGTCCGGTCGGCTCGCTGCTATTCTCTCGCGGCCTCGAGCGCGCCAACAGCTCCGGCAAACCACTGATCTTCGTCTGTAACGAGCGGGGGCAACTCACGCAGATCGCCGAAAAGACCGCCAGTTTGGGATGCCCCCGGGTTCTTCTGGCCGGCGTCAGCTACCACCACCTCGGCGAGCTCCTGATGCTCCTCGAGGAGTTCGACCACCTGTACGTGGAAACCAGCTGGCAGGTGAGCCCGGGCGCTGTCGAGTTGCTGGCGGCGGCCGGCCCCACCCGCCTGTTGTACGGTTCGATGGCGCCGCTGCGACCGATGCGCCCCGCCCTGAACATGGCGGTTGACGCGGACATCGCACCCCAGCAGAAGGCCGACATACTCGGCCGCAACACCCTCCGGTTTCTCGACCTGGAGATCGACGCCGAGGAGCCGCCCGCGCCACTCCCGGAGCTGGCCGGCCTGCCCTCGCTGCCCGCCATCGATCTGCACTGCCACATCGGCACGATGCCGGAACAGCCTTCCACCTGTTTTGGCGCCGACCAGATGCAGCGCGAATACGAGCGCTTCAACATCGAGTACGGCGTCGTCTCCGCCACCTCGGCCTACAAGGACGATCTCGATGCCGGCAATGCGGAGATGTTGGCCGCAGTGGAGAGCCATTCCCGCCTGCGCGGCAGCGTAGTCGCCAACCCCCACCACTGGGACGACTCGATGCGCTGGCTCGATCTCGCCGCAGAGCATCCCGACATCTTCCACGTCACGGTGAACCCCGGCTCCACTTACGAGCCTTTCCACTCGCCGCTGTGGCTGAAGCTCTTCGCCGAGATCGCCCGCCGCCGGCTCCCCGTATTCTACAACACGCCCTCGCAGGACACCTTCAGGCGGTCGCCCGAGGCGACGACCAAAGGCCACATCCTGAAGGTGCGAGCCGCGCCGGCTGACGAGTTGGCCATGTTCCGACAACTGGACCGCGAGATGCCGGAGCTGCCGATCGTGATCGGCCACGGATTCGGCCTCGACGGTCTGGAGCTGGCTGCCGGCAGCCGCAACATCCACCTGGAGCTGTGCACCACCTATCCGGAGCAGAATGTCTACCGTTCAGCTCTGGATGCAGTGGGCGCCGAGCGCGTCGTCTTCGGCACCGATCTCGACCTTATCTCGCCGGCCTTCGTGCTGGGCAGTCTGTGGGAAGCCGCGTTGTCGGCCGCGGAGGAACGTCTCGTGCTCAGGGACAACGCCCTGCGCCTGCTGGGCCAGAGCTGA
- a CDS encoding type II secretion system protein yields MVCKRRRNGGEAGYTLALVMVMASVLLVALSEAALNWQTAVKREREEELIFRGEQYQRALILWYAHWSRTLGTPQVAYPSTVEALLNTNNKRFLRQPWTDPVTNEDWRIIKVGPNNRPLLTVLPGTAETGTGGDRNPYGSGGGGQSRESGSQTTATAGQTAYGQTLKTQSVNSPTIGGIAGVASTSEEESLKTYNGRNKHNEWEFFTDFAALAARAQRGGPGGGRPGQSDQPGQGRQGRDRPEGQNPLFGRPGQSRRPPGVNPGNRPNPGNRPGVNPGNRPGLPFPSTPRR; encoded by the coding sequence ATGGTCTGCAAACGGCGCAGGAACGGCGGCGAGGCCGGCTACACCCTGGCCCTGGTGATGGTGATGGCCAGCGTGTTGCTGGTGGCTCTTTCGGAGGCGGCGCTCAACTGGCAGACGGCCGTCAAGCGGGAACGGGAAGAAGAGTTGATTTTCCGGGGGGAGCAGTACCAGAGGGCCCTGATTCTCTGGTATGCCCACTGGAGCCGGACCCTGGGGACGCCTCAGGTGGCCTATCCCAGTACCGTCGAAGCCCTGCTGAACACCAACAACAAGCGGTTTCTCCGCCAGCCCTGGACCGATCCCGTGACCAATGAGGATTGGCGTATCATCAAGGTGGGTCCCAACAACCGGCCCCTCTTGACGGTCCTGCCGGGTACAGCCGAGACTGGCACCGGAGGGGACCGGAACCCATACGGATCGGGAGGGGGCGGCCAGTCCCGGGAATCGGGCTCGCAGACAACCGCAACCGCCGGGCAGACGGCGTATGGGCAGACCCTCAAGACCCAATCCGTGAATTCGCCGACGATCGGAGGCATCGCCGGCGTCGCCAGCACCAGCGAGGAGGAATCCCTCAAGACCTACAACGGCCGCAACAAGCACAACGAGTGGGAGTTCTTCACCGACTTCGCCGCTCTGGCCGCCCGGGCCCAGCGGGGAGGGCCCGGCGGCGGCAGACCCGGTCAGTCGGACCAGCCGGGTCAGGGGAGGCAGGGTCGAGACAGACCCGAGGGGCAGAACCCCCTGTTCGGTCGCCCCGGCCAATCCAGACGGCCTCCCGGCGTCAATCCCGGCAACCGCCCCAACCCGGGCAATCGGCCGGGTGTCAACCCCGGCAATCGCCCCGGCCTACCCTTTCCATCCACACCCCGGAGGTAG
- the pilO gene encoding type 4a pilus biogenesis protein PilO: MPAAFRIRRPDPGKQRLVLLTLLGLCLLNLPVYFLLVRPVILADQIVTARAQEVQFQLRQRRSVRDKLHEIETRMRESQSRFQEFKQQNLFSREQGNSELLRELETACRNAGLVKTRGVFQYDRDTRFGTRKLSVVLPIEGSYGNIRRLLNALENHSKFIIVDSLNLEDTREGSGSIRMDLQLSTLIGAGHE, encoded by the coding sequence ATGCCGGCTGCCTTCAGAATTCGCAGACCCGATCCCGGGAAACAGCGGCTGGTCCTGTTGACGTTGCTGGGACTATGCCTGCTGAACCTGCCAGTCTACTTCCTGCTGGTGCGTCCGGTGATCCTGGCCGACCAGATTGTCACGGCCAGGGCCCAAGAGGTGCAGTTTCAGCTCAGGCAGCGGCGGAGCGTCCGCGACAAGCTCCATGAAATCGAGACCCGGATGCGCGAAAGCCAGTCGCGGTTCCAGGAATTCAAGCAACAGAACCTCTTCTCCAGGGAGCAGGGGAACTCGGAGCTGCTCAGGGAGTTGGAAACGGCCTGTCGCAACGCCGGACTGGTCAAGACCCGAGGAGTGTTTCAGTACGACCGCGACACTCGATTCGGCACCCGGAAGCTCAGCGTGGTGTTGCCGATCGAGGGGAGCTACGGCAATATCCGCAGGCTCCTGAACGCTCTGGAGAACCACTCCAAGTTCATCATCGTCGATTCGCTGAACCTGGAGGATACGCGAGAGGGATCGGGCAGCATTCGCATGGACCTGCAGTTGTCCACTCTCATCGGGGCCGGTCATGAGTGA
- the pilM gene encoding pilus assembly protein PilM, with the protein MELSRIGRSSGRESGRRRLQSPLRQYFQPRLPGIACEISRQHFSVVRLDQRRSRRVDGFAVENIPQGLVEPSLTEPIVRSAEKLGKIIKTTLIKAGAVTNRISLAIPDACARVAIHSFETLPSKREEKTELLKWKLKKTIPYDIDDSRLSFVEQKTEAGKTYVITANIHREVLAQLEQIFESLGIHVGFVTLSTFAAYELLSRQHPDEIRKSVLFMRVRSSNISSLIVQQEAVVFYRHTDYNFESPMDLMVNWSADPYEEIHPCLMYYQDKLRAAGVDTIHLSFPRDFTEAELSSLTERTGASVSNFDASRMVQWKQTVPSNLVHHILAPALGLALGKF; encoded by the coding sequence ATGGAATTGTCTCGTATAGGCCGCTCATCGGGAAGAGAATCCGGTCGGAGGCGGCTTCAGTCTCCCCTGCGCCAGTACTTTCAGCCGCGCTTGCCCGGAATCGCCTGTGAGATCTCTCGCCAGCATTTCTCGGTGGTGCGGCTGGATCAGCGTCGTTCCCGCCGGGTTGACGGGTTTGCGGTCGAGAACATCCCTCAGGGGTTGGTCGAGCCATCCTTGACCGAACCCATTGTGAGATCCGCGGAGAAGCTTGGGAAGATCATCAAGACGACCTTGATCAAGGCCGGAGCCGTTACCAACAGGATTTCCCTGGCTATTCCCGATGCCTGCGCCCGGGTCGCCATCCATTCCTTTGAAACGCTGCCCTCGAAACGGGAGGAGAAGACGGAGCTTCTCAAGTGGAAGCTCAAGAAGACGATTCCCTACGATATCGACGATTCTCGCCTGAGCTTTGTGGAGCAAAAGACTGAAGCCGGCAAGACCTATGTCATCACGGCCAACATCCATAGGGAAGTCCTGGCGCAGCTCGAACAAATTTTTGAATCTCTGGGAATTCACGTGGGATTCGTCACGCTGTCCACCTTTGCCGCCTATGAGCTCCTGTCCCGTCAACACCCGGATGAGATTCGGAAATCAGTCCTGTTCATGAGAGTTCGTTCCTCCAACATCTCCTCGCTGATCGTTCAGCAAGAGGCCGTGGTCTTCTATCGCCACACCGATTACAACTTCGAGAGTCCCATGGATCTGATGGTGAATTGGTCGGCGGACCCCTACGAAGAGATCCATCCCTGCCTGATGTACTATCAGGACAAGTTGCGGGCCGCGGGGGTGGACACGATTCACCTCTCGTTCCCGCGGGACTTTACCGAGGCGGAGCTATCGTCTCTGACGGAGCGCACTGGGGCTTCGGTCTCGAACTTCGATGCCTCCAGAATGGTTCAGTGGAAGCAGACCGTGCCGTCCAACCTGGTCCACCACATCCTTGCCCCTGCACTGGGACTGGCCCTGGGAAAATTCTGA
- a CDS encoding GspE/PulE family protein, with translation MNSQNQPLQDPAAVDRDLGAGQEEQQARLLAQRYRCEFVDLANFPMDPELFRDIPAEWMFRYNFVPLKMVNGALMVAISDPSELMLQDELGTLLGKRLVVRVARTSQIGDILKKSESSQRVLEEATEGLTLIKEDETGEEISIEKLTDEAESPIIRLVDSTIFNALERRASDIHIHTEDNDVNIKYRIDGVLQQAMAPIAKEHHSTIISRIKVMSELDIAERRIPQDGRFRVRYKGRRIDFRVSIMPSIHGEDAVLRVLDKESMSEKFSQLNLDVVGFNRSDLQKFRRYIREPYGMVLVTGPTGSGKTTTLYAAVSEIKSEEDKIITIEDPVEYQLKGITQIPVNEKKGLTFARGLRSILRHDPDKIMVGEIRDSETAQIAIQSALTGHLVFTTVHANNVVDVLGRFMNMGVEPYNFVSALNCILAQRLVRVICEHCKRPFRADAALLAESGLSEVDAGQQVLHEGAGCLECGGTGYRGRTAIHELLDLSDRIREMILERRPASEIKKAALEDGMTSLRDCALQKAFSGETSLREINKVTFIEG, from the coding sequence ATGAATTCCCAGAATCAACCTCTGCAGGACCCGGCAGCGGTGGACCGGGACCTGGGCGCCGGGCAAGAAGAGCAGCAGGCTCGTCTCCTGGCCCAGCGGTACCGCTGTGAGTTCGTGGATCTGGCGAACTTCCCCATGGATCCGGAACTCTTCCGCGACATCCCGGCGGAGTGGATGTTCCGCTACAACTTCGTCCCGCTCAAGATGGTCAATGGCGCCCTGATGGTGGCCATTTCCGACCCGAGCGAGTTGATGTTGCAGGATGAGCTGGGCACGCTGTTGGGGAAGCGATTGGTGGTGAGGGTGGCCCGGACCTCCCAGATCGGAGACATACTCAAGAAGAGCGAGTCTTCCCAGCGGGTGCTGGAGGAAGCCACCGAGGGCCTGACTCTGATCAAGGAGGACGAAACCGGCGAAGAGATCTCCATTGAGAAACTGACCGATGAGGCGGAGAGTCCCATTATCCGGTTGGTGGACTCCACCATCTTCAACGCCCTGGAGCGCCGGGCCAGCGACATCCACATCCATACCGAAGACAACGACGTCAACATCAAGTACCGGATCGACGGCGTTCTCCAGCAGGCCATGGCGCCCATTGCCAAGGAGCATCACTCCACCATCATCTCCCGGATCAAGGTCATGTCCGAACTCGATATCGCCGAACGGCGGATCCCCCAGGACGGTCGCTTCCGGGTCCGTTACAAGGGTCGCCGCATCGACTTTCGCGTCTCCATCATGCCATCCATTCATGGCGAGGATGCGGTGCTGCGGGTGCTGGACAAGGAGTCGATGAGCGAGAAGTTCAGCCAGCTCAACCTGGATGTGGTCGGATTCAACCGGTCCGACCTGCAAAAATTTCGCCGCTACATCCGCGAGCCCTACGGGATGGTGCTGGTCACCGGTCCCACCGGCAGCGGCAAGACGACCACCCTGTATGCCGCCGTCTCCGAGATCAAGTCCGAAGAAGACAAGATCATTACCATCGAGGATCCCGTCGAATACCAGCTCAAGGGGATCACGCAGATTCCGGTGAACGAGAAGAAGGGGCTGACCTTTGCCCGCGGACTGCGCTCCATTCTGCGGCACGATCCGGACAAGATCATGGTGGGCGAGATCCGGGATTCGGAGACGGCCCAGATCGCCATCCAGTCGGCTCTCACCGGCCATCTGGTCTTCACCACGGTGCATGCCAACAACGTGGTGGACGTGTTGGGTCGATTCATGAACATGGGGGTGGAGCCCTACAACTTCGTCTCCGCCTTGAACTGCATCCTGGCGCAGCGCCTGGTCCGAGTGATTTGCGAACACTGCAAGCGGCCCTTCCGGGCGGACGCGGCCCTGCTGGCCGAATCGGGGCTATCGGAGGTCGACGCCGGACAGCAGGTCCTCCACGAGGGAGCCGGGTGCCTGGAATGTGGAGGGACCGGCTATCGGGGTCGAACGGCCATTCACGAATTGCTGGATCTTTCGGACCGCATCCGGGAGATGATCCTGGAGCGCAGGCCGGCCTCGGAGATCAAGAAGGCGGCTCTGGAAGACGGAATGACTTCGCTTCGGGATTGCGCCTTGCAAAAGGCCTTTTCCGGGGAAACCAGTTTGAGGGAGATCAACAAGGTCACCTTTATCGAGGGCTGA
- a CDS encoding type II secretion system F family protein — protein sequence MAEFFCRLADPSGRVVNASYNSVSESELRRRLEDQGFFVYSVREKGKSLSTLLPLSAGRRKIKSREFVIFNQQFLALIQAGLPILKSLELLTQREKDEQFRTILLDISDRVKGGALLSEAFEAQGMFPRVYTASLFAGEKSGGLEEVLARFIQYQKTVNATRNKIKTALTYPSILAVLLVVLVSFLLAEVVPRFAQFYAGMDAALPAMTVLLVDISQAIRGHLIAGMLVSGVLLVVLTMWARSIQGRSHIDRLKLKLPVIGEVWSKFLFAQLSRTLSTLLSGGTPLVGSLEIVADSTGNRVVTQAINRAVVAVREGQSLSRSLEPSGVVPEVAIEMIEVGESSGNLSEMLGHVADFYDEEVNTRLNQLFTYIEPILLMILAIIVAFVLIALYLPIFSLSSRLVA from the coding sequence TTGGCCGAGTTTTTCTGTCGCCTGGCTGATCCCAGCGGAAGGGTCGTCAACGCCAGCTACAACTCCGTCTCCGAATCGGAGCTGAGGCGGCGCCTTGAGGATCAGGGGTTCTTCGTCTATTCGGTGCGGGAAAAGGGCAAGAGCCTGTCCACCCTGCTACCGCTGTCGGCAGGGCGCCGGAAGATCAAGTCCCGGGAGTTCGTCATTTTCAACCAGCAGTTCCTGGCCTTGATCCAGGCGGGACTGCCGATTCTGAAGTCGCTGGAACTGCTGACTCAGCGGGAGAAGGACGAACAGTTTCGGACCATACTTCTGGATATCAGCGATCGGGTCAAGGGCGGTGCCCTGCTTTCCGAAGCCTTTGAAGCCCAGGGAATGTTTCCCAGGGTCTATACTGCCTCGCTGTTCGCCGGGGAAAAGAGCGGGGGGCTCGAGGAGGTCCTCGCCCGTTTCATTCAATATCAGAAGACGGTCAACGCGACCCGCAACAAGATCAAGACCGCGCTCACCTACCCTTCCATATTGGCGGTCCTGCTGGTGGTCCTGGTGTCCTTCCTGCTGGCCGAGGTGGTTCCCCGGTTTGCCCAGTTCTACGCGGGAATGGATGCCGCTCTGCCGGCCATGACGGTGCTGCTGGTCGACATCTCGCAGGCCATTCGGGGACATCTCATCGCTGGGATGCTGGTCTCGGGGGTATTGCTGGTTGTCCTGACCATGTGGGCTCGAAGCATCCAAGGACGGTCCCACATCGACAGACTCAAGCTGAAGCTGCCGGTCATCGGCGAGGTCTGGAGCAAGTTTCTCTTTGCCCAGCTCAGCCGGACCTTGTCCACCCTCCTTTCCGGGGGCACGCCTCTGGTCGGCTCGCTGGAGATCGTGGCCGATTCGACCGGCAACCGGGTGGTGACCCAGGCTATCAACCGGGCCGTAGTGGCCGTCAGGGAGGGCCAGTCCCTTTCCAGGAGCCTGGAACCCAGCGGCGTGGTGCCGGAAGTGGCCATCGAAATGATTGAAGTGGGCGAGTCCAGCGGCAATCTGAGCGAAATGCTGGGCCACGTGGCCGACTTCTATGACGAGGAAGTCAACACCCGCCTGAACCAGCTCTTTACCTATATCGAGCCGATCCTTCTCATGATTCTGGCCATTATCGTGGCCTTCGTTCTGATTGCCCTTTACCTTCCCATTTTCAGTCTGTCGTCCCGTCTGGTGGCCTGA
- a CDS encoding outer membrane lipoprotein carrier protein LolA — translation MSPRTKGWIPVGILLACLPGLLEAGDPRIEADVAALQRKYSGMRDLQMDFVQSYGWPGRQPRTESGQVFLRRPGLMRWEYREPAEKLFLSDGETIHFYLPDRKQVQKSRVGRSRDRRLPFLFLLGGGNLKSDFSRIEWAREKPFFAGNRVLAATPGKAAGPLAEVLMEYDPGRMQLQRVALIERGGARNDFIFTNIRENAGLGKTMFDFQVPADVEAVGLP, via the coding sequence ATGTCACCACGAACCAAAGGGTGGATTCCGGTTGGGATTCTTCTGGCCTGCCTCCCGGGACTGCTTGAGGCCGGCGACCCTCGAATCGAGGCTGACGTCGCCGCCCTGCAGCGGAAGTATTCCGGGATGCGAGATCTCCAGATGGACTTCGTGCAGAGTTATGGATGGCCCGGACGCCAGCCCAGGACGGAATCAGGCCAGGTATTCCTGCGCCGGCCCGGTCTGATGCGGTGGGAATATCGGGAACCCGCGGAAAAGTTGTTTCTGTCCGACGGTGAGACCATTCACTTTTATCTTCCCGATCGGAAGCAGGTCCAGAAGAGTCGCGTCGGCCGCAGCCGGGACCGGCGCCTCCCCTTTCTGTTCCTGTTGGGAGGGGGGAACCTGAAGAGTGATTTTTCCAGAATCGAATGGGCCAGGGAAAAGCCTTTTTTTGCCGGCAACAGGGTCCTGGCGGCCACCCCGGGCAAGGCTGCCGGTCCGCTGGCGGAGGTTCTGATGGAATACGACCCGGGTCGGATGCAGCTGCAGCGGGTGGCTCTGATCGAAAGGGGCGGCGCCAGGAACGACTTTATCTTCACCAACATTCGCGAGAATGCGGGCCTGGGCAAGACCATGTTCGACTTTCAGGTGCCCGCGGATGTGGAAGCGGTCGGACTCCCCTAG